Proteins encoded within one genomic window of Triticum aestivum cultivar Chinese Spring chromosome 2D, IWGSC CS RefSeq v2.1, whole genome shotgun sequence:
- the LOC123054396 gene encoding dual specificity protein kinase YAK1 homolog: MEGSGRQGKGGAPAWAPSEGTVFRPFVAAAGAAEPSPSGSGSGVAARISKLHGVKRKPCVARLTADIINTFERCHPEFKYSETLNPKRFLTHPSTPAHNDGVDNANWDLILYVNLELVNKTSNRRFIVKEMLGQGTFGQVVKCWDTETNKYVAVKVIKNQPAFYQQAIMEVSLLRTLNQKFDPDDKHNIVRMLDYLSFQNHLCIAFEMLGQNLYELLKRNHLRGLKVQFVQAFSKQILDAMIVMRDGGIIHCDLKPENILLAPTAKTAAAVKVIDFGSACLEGKTVYSYIQSRYYRSPEVLLGYPYTTAIDMWSFGCIVAELFIGLPLFPGASEYDVLKRMLKILGGQPPDDLLREAKNTAKFFKHVGSGYLGIGAHDGPGTAYRMLSEDEVEGRETKRPKLGKWYFPQQRLDQLIYTYPWDNTKLPETEKADRVLLVDFLRGLLEFDPNKRWSPFQASGHPFITGEPFIGPYEPVSETPRIPVAHAAAVDHNPGGGHWLVAGLSPQVGSANRCLPPNNPYPPKMPFSYGSSYGSLGSHGSYAGNAGLASSYGSYGDVNNANMYYSPLGPSGFSHVSSSPDIRLRPRLSYDRGIRLSPGSMGPMSLGASPSQFTPPNYQMHTPANSTGKHGSGSPASGGIHGSPLGKAAPVGQYSRRKNMPMPPHEYTSQHGQGRHGDGVSFSHSDAYIRGHAGYSQHSLPSSGHSSWRPQITSRSGFSMEASSSHGPSQAYSSHNAPPLPSFDALPDTSAPSTLDPSDWDPNYSDESLLQEDNSLSADLSSNLHLRDATGQPGGSARSTRAQSHNFASSNPLPTSQSYGAGQQLHSGSHGRSTRPTVPLSYGGFNPPNYPQQSLRGRHGHQFLQPRYNQPTNSHMRPPMGSHQSGQPAWPPYGMGEGVPWGGTGVHPFTTGGLPSSLPRKDYGSIF, translated from the exons ATGGAGGGGAGCGGCAGGCAGGGGAAGGGCGGGGCGCCGGCGTGGGCGCCCAGCGAGGGCACGGTGTTCCGGCCCTTCGTCGCGGCCGCAGGGGCGGCTGAGCCGTCCCCGTCGGGGTCGGGCAGTGGCGTTGCCGCACGCATAAGCAAGCTTCATGGCGTCAAGAGGAAACCG TGCGTTGCAAGGCTAACGGCGGACATCATTAACACTTTTGAAAGATGCCACCCCGAGTTTAAGTACTCAGAGACACTAAACCCAAAGCGCTTTCTCACCCATCCTTCAACCCCAGCCCACAATGATGGAGTTGATAATGCAAATTGGGACCTCATATTGTATGTCAACCTGGAGTTGGTCAACAAGACATCAAATCGGAG GTTCATTGTCAAGGAAATGCTTGGCCAAGGCACGTTTGGCCAAGTTGTGAAATGCTGGGACACAGAAACCAACAAGTATGTTGCTGTGAAGGTTATAAAAAACCAGCCCGCGTTTTATCAGCAGGCCATCATGGAGGTTTCACTGTTGCGAACG CTAAATCAGAAATTTGATCCTGATGATAAGCACAACATTGTCCGAATGCTAGATTATCTCTCATTCCAAAATCACCTGTGtattgcctttgaaatgcttggtCAAAATCT GTATGAGCTTTTAAAAAGGAATCATTTAAGAGGATTGAAAGTGCAATTTGTACAGGCCTTCTCAAAACAG ATATTAGATGCCATGATAGTGATGAGAGATGGTGGCATCATTCACTGCGATCTGAAACCAGAAAATATCCTCTTAGCTCCGAC TGCAAAAACAGCTGCAGCAGTGAAAGTTATCGATTTTGGATCAGCATGCCTGGAGGGTAAAACTGTGTACTCATACATCCAG AGCCGCTATTACAGGTCTCCAGAAGTTCTCCTTGGCTATCC ATATACTACTGCGATTGATATGTGGTCATTTGGTTGCATAGTTGCCGAACTGTTTATAGGACTACCCTTATTTCCTGGGGCATCAGAATATGATGTGCTTAAGCGTATGCTAAAGATTCTCGG GGGGCAACCACCAGATGACTTGCTAAGGGAAGCTAAGAATACTGCTAAATTTTTTAAACATGTTGGAAGTGGTTATCTGGGTATTGGGGCACATGATGGCCCTGGCACTGCATACAGAATGTTAAGTGAAGACGAGGTCGAGGGG AGGGAGACCAAAAGGCCGAAATTAGGGAAATGGTACTTCCCACAGCAAAGGTTGGACCAACTAATATATACCTATCCTTGGGACAATACAAAATTGCCAG AGACAGAAAAAGCAGATCGCGTGCTGTTAGTTGATTTCTTGAGGGGACTTCTTGAATTTGATCCAAATAAGCGATGGTCGCCATTTCAG GCGTCAGGCCATCCATTCATTACAGGCGAACCTTTTATTGGTCCATATGAGCCTGTCTCTGAGACTCCAAGAATT CCTGTTGCTCATGCTGCAGCAGTTGATCACAACCCAGGAGGAGGTCACTGGTTAGTTGCAGGTCTTTCCCCTCAG GTTGGAAGTGCGAACAGATGTCTACCTCCTAATAACCCCTATCCTCCAAAAATGCCTTTTTCTTATGGGAGTAGTTATGGAAGCCTTGGTAGCCATGGTAGCTATGCTGGCAATGCCGGTCTTGCTAGCAGCTATGGAAGCTATGGTGATGTTAATAATGCCAACATGTATTACTCACCATTAGGTCCTTCTGGATTTTCACATGTTAGCTCTAGTCCAGATATTAGGCTGAGACCTCGTCTCTCTTATGATAGAGGCATTCGATTGAGCCCTGGAAGTATGGGGCCTATGTCTCTTGGTGCCAGTCCATCACAATTTACCCCACCAAACTACCAGATGCATACCCCGGCTAATTCTACTGGGAAGCATGGCTCTGGTTCTCCTGCGAGTGGAGGCATTCATGGCTCCCCATTGGGAAAAGCTGCACCAGTAGGCCAATACAGCAGGAGGAAGAACATGCCGATGCCACCACATGAATATACATCTCAGCATGGACAAGGACGACATGGAGATGGTGTCAGTTTTAGTCATTCGGATGCCTATATTCGCGGACATGCTGGCTACTCTCAGCACTCATTACCTAGTTCTGGTCATTCTAGTTGGAGACCACAAATAACTTCCAGGAGTGGGTTTTCCATGGAGGCTTCTTCTAGTCATGGGCCTTCCCAAGCATATAGTTCACATAATGCTCCACCTTTGCCCTCATTTGACGCATTACCGGATACATCAGCTCCATCAACACTTGATCCTTCTGATTGGGATCCTAATTATAG TGATGAGTCACTATTGCAAGAAGACAATTCATTGTCAGCTGATTTAAGCAGCAACCTTCATcttagagatgcaactggtcagcCAGGCGGATCTGCCAGATCAACCCGTGCCCAAAGCCACAACTTTGCAAGCTCAAACCCTTTACCGACAAGCCAAAG CTACGGAGCGGGTCAACAACTTCACTCAGGCTCCCATGGGAGGAGCACCCGTCCTACTGTTCCACTCAGTTACGGTGGTTTCAACCCTCCGAATTATCCTCAGCAAAGTCTCCGGGGTCGCCATGGACATCAATTTCTTCAACCGAGATACAACCAGCCAACTAACAGTCATATGCGGCCACCGATGGGGAGTCACCAAAGTGGGCAGCCTGCATGGCCTCCCTACGGCATGGGCGAGGGAGTGCCCTGGG GAGGAACAGGCGTGCATCCGTTTACGACGGGCGGGCTACCCTCGTCCCTTCCCAGAAAAGATTATGGGAGCATATTTTAG